A portion of the Sphaerochaeta pleomorpha str. Grapes genome contains these proteins:
- a CDS encoding dihydroxyacetone kinase subunit L translates to MNSVNLCEAMNYISETMTSEKEYLIALDQQNGDGDLGISMSDGYKSVLHYLLENTEEDLGKVFMNMAGTFNESAPSSLGTITSFGMMGMAKKLKGKTDASLEDLVAALYSGIENIMKKAGSKAGEKTILDSLIPGIDALQAYQGEGAVVAFEKAAEAARIGSENTRSMKSVHGRAAYYGEKSIGIIDGGSVVGSLIFKSLAAYVQRA, encoded by the coding sequence ATGAATAGTGTGAATCTTTGTGAAGCAATGAACTATATTAGCGAAACCATGACAAGTGAAAAAGAGTACCTTATCGCGCTCGACCAGCAAAATGGTGATGGGGATCTTGGTATTTCTATGAGCGACGGGTATAAAAGCGTCTTGCATTATTTGCTTGAAAACACTGAAGAGGACCTGGGAAAGGTGTTCATGAACATGGCGGGGACCTTCAATGAGTCAGCACCCTCTTCTTTGGGTACCATCACTTCCTTTGGCATGATGGGCATGGCGAAAAAATTGAAAGGGAAGACAGACGCAAGCCTGGAAGACCTGGTCGCGGCTCTGTATTCAGGGATTGAAAATATCATGAAGAAGGCAGGGAGCAAAGCTGGGGAAAAGACAATTCTCGATTCCCTTATTCCCGGTATCGATGCCTTGCAAGCTTATCAGGGTGAAGGGGCTGTGGTCGCTTTTGAAAAAGCCGCCGAAGCCGCACGTATAGGATCGGAAAACACCAGGTCTATGAAGTCTGTCCATGGTAGAGCTGCCTACTACGGGGAAAAAAGTATCGGGATCATTGACGGTGGTTCTGTTGTCGGGAGTTTGATTTTCAAATCCTTGGCAGCATACGTACAGAGAGCCTAA
- a CDS encoding dihydroxyacetone kinase subunit DhaK yields the protein MKKIMNEPQNFVDEVMVGIELAYGDRVRLLDGDKRILVSAYPRKKGKVGIVTAGGSGHLPVFLGYVGSGLLDGCAVGNVFASPSAKKMAAMITACDDGNGVLCLYGNYGGDKMNFAMACEMVEMDDIETMSVLVTDDVASSPRETAEKRRGVAGMVFAFKVAGAAADEMMSLEEVVAVTKKAVSNIRTMGVALSPCIVPEVGKPTFTIEDDELELGMGIHGERGIEVCKMLTANEIADFIFEKIVNDMPLAKGSEVAVMVNGLGATPLEEQILVYSRVASRLKEQGVSVFMPHIGEFATSMEMAGLSITIMKLDEQLKALLRKPASSPFYTSENK from the coding sequence ATGAAAAAAATTATGAATGAACCCCAGAATTTCGTCGATGAAGTAATGGTTGGAATTGAATTGGCCTATGGTGACAGGGTTCGTCTCCTTGATGGAGACAAGCGAATCCTTGTATCAGCCTATCCTAGAAAAAAAGGAAAGGTAGGAATTGTCACAGCCGGAGGCAGTGGACATCTTCCGGTGTTTCTTGGGTATGTTGGTTCCGGTTTGCTAGATGGCTGTGCAGTAGGAAATGTGTTTGCTTCTCCCTCTGCCAAGAAAATGGCTGCCATGATCACCGCTTGTGACGATGGCAATGGCGTTCTGTGTCTCTATGGGAATTACGGTGGGGACAAGATGAATTTTGCTATGGCATGTGAGATGGTAGAAATGGACGACATCGAGACCATGAGCGTGCTTGTTACCGACGACGTGGCTTCCAGTCCAAGGGAAACTGCAGAGAAAAGGCGTGGCGTTGCCGGCATGGTTTTCGCATTCAAGGTTGCCGGTGCCGCGGCCGATGAAATGATGAGTTTGGAAGAAGTTGTGGCTGTCACAAAGAAGGCAGTTTCCAACATACGGACCATGGGCGTCGCTCTTTCTCCCTGTATCGTCCCTGAGGTGGGCAAACCGACCTTCACCATCGAAGACGATGAGCTGGAGTTGGGAATGGGTATTCATGGGGAACGGGGGATCGAAGTCTGCAAGATGTTGACGGCCAATGAAATTGCCGATTTCATCTTTGAAAAGATTGTCAACGACATGCCCCTGGCAAAAGGCTCGGAGGTGGCAGTTATGGTGAACGGACTTGGCGCCACTCCGCTTGAGGAACAGATTCTTGTCTACAGTCGTGTAGCTTCCAGGCTCAAGGAACAGGGAGTGTCAGTGTTTATGCCCCATATCGGTGAATTTGCCACTTCGATGGAGATGGCCGGGCTATCGATTACAATCATGAAACTTGACGAGCAATTGAAAGCTCTGTTGAGAAAACCTGCATCTTCTCCGTTCTATACTTCCGAAAACAAATAG
- a CDS encoding ABC transporter ATP-binding protein: protein MSLLKIEDLSINYGYISALRNADIVVNEGELVTLIGGNGAGKTSTLMGISNLIPKAGGNVFFKGQDISRLSPEKIVKMGIAHVPEGRKIFPDMTVYENLVSGSMGQPKQTKEKFQELLEMNYLMFPRLKERLTQAGGSLSGGEQQMLAIARGLMMDPDLIMLDEPSLGLAPIIVEEIFELLVRIRQKGKTILLIEQNASMALSIADRGYVLETGTITLEGSGEELLHNPAIIKAYLGG, encoded by the coding sequence ATGTCGCTGCTGAAAATTGAAGATTTGAGCATTAACTATGGTTATATTTCAGCCTTGCGAAATGCTGACATCGTAGTGAATGAAGGTGAATTGGTGACCCTGATCGGAGGCAATGGTGCCGGTAAGACCAGCACTTTGATGGGAATTTCCAATCTGATTCCCAAGGCAGGGGGGAACGTATTCTTCAAAGGTCAGGATATTTCGAGACTCTCGCCTGAGAAAATTGTAAAAATGGGCATAGCCCATGTTCCGGAAGGACGTAAAATATTCCCCGATATGACTGTCTACGAGAACCTTGTCTCGGGGAGTATGGGGCAGCCGAAACAGACCAAGGAGAAATTCCAGGAATTGCTGGAGATGAATTACCTGATGTTCCCTCGCTTGAAGGAACGCCTCACCCAGGCAGGGGGCTCTTTGTCCGGCGGTGAGCAGCAAATGCTTGCAATTGCCAGAGGCCTGATGATGGATCCCGACCTTATCATGTTGGATGAGCCGTCATTGGGGTTGGCTCCCATCATTGTCGAGGAGATTTTTGAATTGTTGGTACGCATCCGGCAAAAAGGAAAGACCATTCTTTTGATCGAGCAGAATGCCTCCATGGCCTTGTCGATCGCAGATCGGGGGTATGTCCTTGAAACCGGTACTATCACATTGGAAGGAAGCGGGGAAGAATTATTGCACAACCCTGCGATTATCAAAGCCTATTTGGGCGGTTAA
- a CDS encoding ABC transporter ATP-binding protein, with product MLEIQRQPVLSTEHICMYFGGLHAVEDINLEIHQGDIYGIIGPNGAGKTTLFNSCTGFNLPTKGKVFLCGEDITNLKPEQIAKKGMARTFQNIKLFKYMSVLDNIKIGFHLNLKSNLIDTVFHTKQFNADEAYAIEKGKEILDLVGLSKYTETKAGNLPYGVQRKVEIARALAINPKILLLDEPAAGMNPNETKELSDYILKINALGYTIGVIEHDMKFVMNTCNRIIVLNFGQQICEGTPDVIKTNQNVREAYFGKGLVAGEAINVAAEN from the coding sequence ATGCTTGAGATACAGAGACAACCGGTACTGAGTACTGAACATATTTGTATGTATTTTGGTGGATTGCACGCAGTGGAGGATATAAATCTGGAAATTCACCAAGGGGATATCTATGGCATCATTGGTCCGAACGGTGCCGGAAAGACAACCCTGTTCAACTCCTGCACTGGGTTTAACCTCCCTACAAAGGGAAAAGTATTTCTCTGCGGCGAGGATATCACCAACTTAAAACCTGAACAGATTGCAAAGAAAGGAATGGCACGAACATTCCAGAACATCAAACTGTTCAAGTATATGAGTGTTTTGGACAATATCAAGATTGGTTTCCATCTCAATTTGAAATCGAATCTGATTGACACTGTGTTTCATACCAAGCAGTTCAATGCCGATGAAGCCTACGCAATTGAAAAGGGCAAGGAAATTCTTGATCTGGTTGGGCTTTCCAAATATACGGAGACCAAGGCGGGGAATCTTCCCTATGGTGTCCAACGGAAAGTTGAAATAGCCAGGGCTTTGGCAATCAACCCCAAAATCCTCTTGCTTGATGAACCGGCTGCGGGAATGAACCCGAATGAGACCAAAGAGCTTTCTGACTATATTCTGAAGATCAATGCCTTGGGATATACAATTGGGGTAATTGAGCACGACATGAAGTTTGTGATGAACACCTGCAATAGGATTATTGTATTGAATTTTGGGCAACAAATCTGTGAAGGCACTCCTGATGTCATCAAGACGAATCAGAATGTACGTGAAGCGTACTTTGGAAAAGGGCTTGTAGCCGGGGAGGCAATCAATGTCGCTGCTGAAAATTGA
- a CDS encoding branched-chain amino acid ABC transporter permease yields the protein MNMLADTKKRAKLIFDKHKVLYSLLLLAFLFVLPLVNNKSYVMGVMCRILMYATLAGALNIINGYSGQTCLGVAGFFCFGAYTEAILATKVGLSFWLCIPLAGIVTAIVGLVVAWPTLKMSGIYLAIVTLGFSEIARLLALNATPLTGGALGIKNIPVPELFGIVFKNSRSYYYLFLALAIVFIFVSNRVIKSKIGRAWMSIREDELASKSLGVNASVYKAFNFMYGAFWIGVVGCVYAPYVRFIDSTYFTLDEGWNILSMVILGGQGTFIGPVIGSIIVNFLTEVLRPIGQWRLVAFALLIIIMMWYRPQGLAGATDSKLAGNKMVGKLQDRGKKHA from the coding sequence ATGAACATGCTCGCAGATACAAAAAAACGGGCTAAATTGATTTTTGACAAACATAAAGTATTGTATTCCCTTCTCTTGTTGGCTTTTCTGTTTGTCTTACCGCTTGTCAATAATAAAAGCTATGTTATGGGCGTTATGTGCAGGATATTGATGTATGCAACCCTTGCAGGGGCTTTGAATATTATCAATGGATACAGTGGACAAACTTGTCTGGGGGTTGCCGGATTCTTCTGTTTCGGTGCCTATACCGAGGCTATCCTGGCGACGAAAGTCGGACTGAGTTTCTGGCTGTGTATACCTCTTGCAGGAATCGTAACAGCTATCGTCGGTCTGGTTGTGGCATGGCCGACCTTGAAGATGAGTGGTATCTATCTCGCCATCGTCACTTTGGGGTTTTCGGAGATTGCCCGCTTGTTGGCTTTGAATGCAACCCCATTGACCGGGGGTGCCTTGGGTATCAAGAATATTCCGGTACCTGAGCTGTTTGGAATCGTATTCAAAAATTCACGTTCCTATTACTACCTCTTTTTGGCTCTGGCGATAGTCTTTATTTTCGTATCGAACAGAGTTATCAAGAGCAAAATCGGACGCGCCTGGATGTCTATCCGTGAAGATGAACTGGCTTCGAAAAGTCTTGGGGTAAATGCTTCGGTTTACAAAGCTTTCAACTTTATGTATGGGGCTTTTTGGATTGGGGTTGTGGGTTGCGTATATGCCCCCTATGTCAGGTTTATCGACTCGACCTATTTTACGTTGGACGAAGGATGGAACATTCTCTCCATGGTAATTTTGGGTGGGCAAGGAACTTTTATTGGTCCGGTAATCGGCTCTATTATCGTAAATTTCCTCACAGAAGTACTCCGTCCTATTGGACAATGGCGTTTGGTGGCCTTTGCCTTGTTGATCATTATTATGATGTGGTATCGCCCCCAAGGGCTTGCTGGGGCTACTGACAGCAAACTTGCTGGTAACAAAATGGTGGGAAAATTGCAGGATCGGGGGAAAAAACATGCTTGA
- a CDS encoding branched-chain amino acid ABC transporter permease: MEYFLNQIINGLCQGAIYALMAIGYSVVVGVVGMVTFTHGEVMIMGAFAAYYVFQYCGTNLILGFTVAFLASWVMGIFVYKVCYERFFNSPRHISLLCTIGFSMLVKNLAQIFFGPNQIPMLNIVHIKFYHIGAMQISSLQIMIISLVVCLAVALNYIFYHTKFGVMLRAVSQDKSAAYMVGINVKRIAMLGNCVGCGLGGIAGLLICIYYQVVQATMGGALGMKAFSASVLGGLTDVRFSALGGLCIGLVENLGITVTSASYRDVFAFGFLILVLIFKPTGFVKKRGTKV, from the coding sequence ATGGAATATTTCCTCAATCAAATAATCAATGGGTTATGTCAGGGTGCAATCTATGCCTTGATGGCTATTGGTTATTCTGTTGTTGTCGGCGTTGTCGGAATGGTCACGTTCACCCATGGTGAAGTGATGATAATGGGAGCGTTTGCTGCCTACTATGTGTTCCAGTATTGTGGTACCAACCTTATATTGGGCTTTACTGTCGCCTTCCTTGCCTCTTGGGTAATGGGCATTTTTGTTTACAAGGTTTGTTACGAGCGATTTTTCAACTCTCCGCGCCATATCTCGTTGTTGTGTACAATTGGGTTTTCCATGTTGGTAAAGAACCTGGCTCAAATCTTTTTTGGTCCAAACCAGATACCGATGCTGAATATCGTACATATTAAATTCTACCATATTGGGGCAATGCAGATCAGTTCGTTGCAGATTATGATTATCTCTCTTGTCGTGTGTCTTGCCGTAGCCCTTAATTATATTTTCTACCATACAAAATTCGGGGTCATGCTTAGAGCTGTCAGTCAGGACAAGAGTGCAGCCTATATGGTTGGGATAAATGTAAAAAGGATTGCCATGCTTGGCAATTGTGTCGGTTGCGGTCTGGGTGGCATTGCCGGTCTGCTTATCTGTATTTACTACCAGGTTGTACAGGCAACGATGGGTGGGGCCTTGGGAATGAAGGCCTTCTCTGCATCCGTATTGGGCGGGTTGACTGATGTAAGGTTCTCAGCCTTGGGTGGCTTGTGCATTGGACTTGTTGAGAACCTTGGAATTACTGTCACTTCTGCTAGCTATCGTGATGTATTTGCCTTTGGGTTCCTCATTCTAGTCTTGATTTTCAAACCGACCGGGTTCGTGAAGAAGAGGGGGACGAAAGTATGA
- a CDS encoding ABC transporter substrate-binding protein: MKKLCALLCVLMMLSMALFANGNKEEEAAKAEGFKGIIKIGVLGPLTGTNAEYGVGFKIGTQMAADRINAAGGANGYKLILVPKDSKGDPKESSDLTRQFCDDSDIMAIIGDFTSGCSMANAPIVDDAKIVQLSPTASNPKYAGMSDYCFSIMGRQDGEAPFFAKYIISKYMGVKKIGLIYINSDWGVSAADNFRKAANEAGVEIVTEVNYVQDEKDFSSLITKLKAANPEALIIMDQGAVAQVINQVRAMGWDVPLTTLGPGTSEQLIGLTGANSEGLILSTPFFFDPQVPELMAWKTEFNDKAKFNPTVHPACAFDCVNLIAQAINSCGDTVTRQGIRDNLARNEYTGITGPIKFNKDGDITRAYLICQVENGQYVVKKGFDYSAE; encoded by the coding sequence ATGAAAAAACTATGTGCGTTGCTTTGTGTCCTTATGATGCTTTCGATGGCTCTTTTTGCCAATGGTAACAAAGAAGAAGAGGCTGCCAAAGCCGAGGGATTCAAAGGAATCATCAAAATCGGCGTGTTGGGTCCTTTAACCGGTACCAATGCCGAATATGGTGTAGGTTTCAAGATTGGAACCCAGATGGCTGCAGACAGAATCAACGCAGCAGGTGGGGCTAACGGGTATAAACTGATACTTGTTCCCAAAGATTCCAAGGGGGATCCGAAAGAGAGTTCTGACTTGACCAGGCAATTCTGTGATGATTCCGACATTATGGCAATTATTGGTGATTTTACCAGCGGTTGCAGTATGGCCAATGCACCGATCGTGGATGATGCCAAAATTGTACAACTGTCTCCGACTGCTTCCAATCCTAAATATGCAGGCATGAGTGATTACTGTTTCAGTATCATGGGCCGGCAGGATGGAGAAGCTCCTTTCTTTGCCAAATACATCATCAGCAAGTACATGGGTGTGAAAAAAATCGGATTAATCTACATCAATAGCGATTGGGGTGTATCAGCTGCAGACAATTTCCGTAAGGCTGCGAATGAAGCAGGTGTTGAAATTGTAACAGAGGTCAACTATGTCCAAGATGAGAAGGACTTCTCTTCTTTGATTACCAAACTCAAGGCAGCAAATCCCGAGGCCCTCATTATCATGGACCAAGGTGCTGTTGCACAGGTCATTAACCAAGTGAGAGCCATGGGTTGGGATGTTCCCTTGACTACCCTCGGACCAGGAACCTCTGAACAGTTGATCGGTCTGACCGGAGCAAATTCAGAAGGTCTTATCCTGTCGACTCCTTTCTTCTTTGACCCCCAGGTTCCTGAGTTGATGGCTTGGAAGACTGAATTCAATGACAAAGCCAAATTCAATCCTACCGTACACCCTGCCTGTGCTTTTGACTGTGTAAACCTGATTGCCCAGGCTATCAATTCCTGTGGAGATACTGTTACACGCCAGGGAATCAGGGACAATCTTGCACGTAATGAATATACCGGGATTACGGGACCAATCAAATTCAATAAGGATGGGGATATCACCCGTGCCTATTTGATCTGTCAGGTTGAGAATGGCCAGTATGTAGTGAAAAAGGGTTTTGACTATTCAGCAGAATAA
- a CDS encoding L-2-amino-thiazoline-4-carboxylic acid hydrolase produces MKEQIVIENIENVVNEVASTNRSQVEHRATWMALFFDEMKNAGIDPEPIMRKAVYRCGEIHGAKIRENCADPSDVREFEKTFLNKCGQDTFHMDNIEAKQDCLHISFNYCALLSAWKKLGMDDATCALLCDIAMDGDRGIAKAMGLTLDLSDTLAKGCKTCELNFHK; encoded by the coding sequence ATGAAGGAGCAGATTGTGATTGAGAACATTGAAAATGTAGTGAATGAGGTAGCTTCGACCAACAGATCCCAGGTTGAACATCGTGCTACGTGGATGGCACTGTTTTTTGACGAAATGAAAAATGCAGGCATCGATCCAGAACCCATCATGCGAAAAGCAGTATATAGATGTGGGGAGATACACGGGGCAAAAATCAGGGAGAACTGTGCAGATCCTTCCGATGTACGCGAATTCGAGAAGACCTTTCTCAATAAATGTGGCCAAGACACATTCCATATGGACAACATCGAAGCAAAGCAGGATTGTCTCCATATTTCTTTCAATTATTGCGCTTTGCTCTCTGCTTGGAAGAAACTCGGGATGGATGATGCAACCTGTGCCCTGCTTTGTGACATTGCAATGGACGGGGACAGAGGTATTGCCAAGGCAATGGGCTTGACCCTTGATTTGTCCGATACCCTAGCTAAGGGATGTAAGACCTGTGAACTGAATTTCCACAAATAA
- a CDS encoding GntR family transcriptional regulator — protein sequence MNTVKSKYTVSSKKKYFYDTILSRIILCNYNSGDIITEKSLVDEFLISKSPIREALIELCNEGFLKSIPRFGYEVVSFSEENIFQLTEYRTILECGYLETHWDSITAENIQTLKNILQANYAERDKKAALEHWEHNSEFHLTLISFSGNAFIYKQLKSAMQYLGVAYAQAYWINLHTENIVSECECHKRFIHLLETNNKKEALECLHQDIENFSKIENQNN from the coding sequence TTGAATACTGTAAAAAGCAAATATACCGTTTCCTCAAAAAAGAAATATTTTTATGATACGATTCTCTCACGGATAATCCTATGCAATTATAACTCAGGGGATATTATTACAGAAAAATCCCTTGTAGATGAATTTCTGATTAGCAAATCACCGATCAGGGAAGCTTTGATTGAACTGTGCAACGAAGGATTCCTTAAAAGCATCCCTCGATTCGGGTATGAAGTAGTTTCCTTCAGTGAAGAAAACATTTTTCAGCTCACTGAATATAGAACCATTCTCGAATGCGGATACCTGGAAACCCATTGGGATAGCATCACAGCTGAGAATATCCAGACACTCAAGAATATTCTCCAGGCAAATTACGCCGAACGGGATAAGAAAGCAGCACTTGAACACTGGGAACATAATTCGGAATTCCACCTGACATTGATTTCTTTTTCCGGCAATGCTTTTATTTACAAACAATTGAAAAGTGCCATGCAATACCTGGGAGTGGCATATGCCCAAGCCTATTGGATTAACCTCCATACGGAAAATATTGTCAGTGAATGCGAATGCCATAAACGCTTCATCCATCTATTGGAGACAAACAATAAGAAAGAAGCCTTAGAATGTCTGCACCAGGATATCGAAAACTTTTCCAAAATTGAAAACCAAAACAATTAA
- a CDS encoding ribokinase, which produces MEKIAVIGSYVADIMARTPHIPALGETVKGSFFRIGAGGKGFNQAIAAAKSGNIPLFVTKIGDDHFGAMALQMLQENGIDPADSIVDPAEDTGIALISVDEQSGQNEIIVVPGASGTFTKKDTAKIAACLAGFSYLLVQLEINIEATLDLVEQAKEMCIKTILNPAPVQEIPDSLYKGLFLISPNEVEAQQLSGLPYRSDADCTPIAEFFFSKGVQNVVITLGKRGAYLNTGKDEYFIDNYKVPVVDTTGAGDAFNGGLLSGLSKGMDLVNAFNYANVVANLSITKTGTSNAMPNKQDIDRFLLEHAIVL; this is translated from the coding sequence ATGGAGAAAATAGCTGTCATTGGAAGTTATGTTGCCGATATCATGGCACGCACACCCCATATCCCTGCCTTGGGTGAAACCGTAAAGGGTTCATTTTTCCGCATAGGTGCAGGAGGCAAGGGATTCAACCAAGCGATAGCTGCGGCAAAATCCGGCAATATTCCGCTGTTCGTTACAAAAATCGGGGATGATCATTTCGGGGCTATGGCTCTGCAGATGTTGCAGGAAAATGGTATCGACCCTGCTGATAGTATCGTAGACCCGGCTGAAGATACAGGGATTGCACTTATCTCTGTCGATGAACAATCAGGACAGAATGAAATAATCGTAGTTCCGGGTGCTTCCGGTACGTTTACCAAGAAAGATACTGCAAAGATTGCTGCCTGCCTTGCTGGATTTTCTTATCTCCTTGTCCAATTGGAGATAAATATCGAGGCCACCCTCGACTTGGTTGAACAGGCAAAGGAAATGTGTATAAAAACAATCCTGAACCCTGCCCCAGTCCAAGAAATTCCCGATTCCCTCTATAAAGGCCTGTTTCTGATTTCTCCCAATGAAGTGGAAGCCCAGCAATTATCAGGCCTTCCCTACCGAAGTGATGCCGACTGTACCCCGATTGCAGAGTTCTTCTTTTCAAAAGGCGTACAAAACGTAGTCATTACGCTTGGTAAAAGGGGAGCTTATCTGAACACAGGGAAAGACGAATACTTCATCGATAACTACAAAGTTCCTGTAGTCGATACGACAGGGGCCGGAGATGCCTTCAATGGTGGCTTGCTATCAGGCTTGAGCAAGGGTATGGACCTAGTCAATGCTTTTAACTATGCAAATGTCGTTGCTAATCTCTCAATCACAAAAACAGGCACGAGCAATGCAATGCCAAACAAGCAGGATATCGACAGGTTTCTCCTGGAACATGCAATTGTGCTGTAA
- a CDS encoding ROK family protein encodes MYANKGKNLEDIQAINRYLVIKHLLDGKISSRIELAQKCNLNQATITNIINDFIGWGLVEETGSISKGVGRPVKGIRLCNEKYWTISVRLSRKYVKIAIIDFNGKIESIDSFDIKSKTEMCITIEAIISHIRNVVEKNPEKKFVGIGIAMPGPWMKQQQKLAYFTGFYKWQDIDIGKTIEEALKMTVFVEQDANAALMAEPEFQQWTLTNQLILLVMVGQGIGAGIFTDGEILRGNLGIAGEIGHMSIDYKGIPCECGNVGCLERYASTSAVLEKIQLKANEFNTVLHENSTWAEVIEAYKINDTLAVEEINNSANYIGFALSSLSNVLNPAVIIIGDEMAESGQKFLDAIKNSFNKRVTSIVRDNTKIQLSNVSDNPFLRGISRVVIEGCIKNPIILMK; translated from the coding sequence ATGTATGCAAACAAAGGCAAAAATCTAGAAGATATTCAAGCAATAAACCGATATCTTGTTATAAAACATCTATTAGATGGCAAGATTTCCTCAAGAATTGAGCTAGCTCAAAAATGTAACCTAAACCAAGCAACAATCACGAATATTATAAATGATTTTATAGGCTGGGGGTTAGTAGAAGAAACAGGAAGCATTAGCAAAGGAGTTGGAAGACCTGTGAAAGGAATTCGCCTTTGCAATGAAAAATACTGGACAATAAGCGTTCGTCTTTCCAGAAAATATGTAAAGATAGCAATTATTGATTTTAATGGAAAGATTGAAAGCATTGATAGTTTTGATATCAAAAGCAAAACTGAAATGTGCATAACCATTGAAGCCATCATCAGCCACATCAGAAATGTAGTTGAAAAAAACCCAGAAAAGAAATTTGTGGGCATAGGAATTGCAATGCCTGGCCCTTGGATGAAACAGCAACAGAAGCTGGCATATTTTACGGGATTCTATAAATGGCAAGATATAGATATTGGAAAAACCATTGAAGAAGCACTCAAAATGACAGTTTTTGTAGAACAGGATGCAAATGCTGCTTTGATGGCAGAACCAGAATTTCAACAATGGACTCTGACTAATCAACTGATATTACTAGTAATGGTTGGACAGGGTATTGGTGCTGGCATATTTACCGATGGTGAAATTCTTCGGGGAAATCTTGGGATTGCCGGAGAAATTGGACACATGAGCATAGATTATAAAGGTATTCCCTGTGAATGTGGAAATGTTGGGTGTCTTGAAAGATATGCTTCCACTTCAGCTGTACTGGAAAAGATACAATTGAAAGCAAATGAATTTAATACGGTTTTACACGAAAATTCAACCTGGGCTGAAGTTATAGAAGCTTATAAAATCAATGACACATTAGCCGTGGAAGAAATTAATAATTCTGCAAATTACATAGGATTTGCACTTTCAAGTCTTTCAAACGTGCTTAATCCTGCAGTGATTATAATCGGTGATGAAATGGCAGAATCCGGCCAAAAGTTTCTTGATGCAATCAAGAATTCATTCAATAAGAGAGTTACTTCAATCGTAAGGGATAATACCAAAATTCAGCTAAGCAACGTGTCAGACAATCCTTTCCTGAGAGGAATATCTAGAGTCGTCATCGAAGGATGTATAAAGAATCCAATTATATTGATGAAATAA
- a CDS encoding D-sedoheptulose-7-phosphate isomerase, producing the protein MDYIEEIENYWKLLSETFKSIDNWEIEKALNCLTKARDEKRFIYSIGNGGSAATASHFAGDFTKGLSLGREKKFRFISLTDNAPTVLSLANDVSYDSIFVEQLKNFLEPGDIVVAISGSGNSTNIIQAVEFANKKGATVIGLTGFDGGKLMQLSDIKLQVPLNNMQIVEDIHMIFNHMMMFILYSKK; encoded by the coding sequence ATGGATTATATCGAGGAAATTGAAAATTACTGGAAGCTGCTTTCTGAGACCTTTAAATCTATTGATAATTGGGAAATTGAAAAAGCCCTCAATTGTCTAACAAAAGCGCGAGATGAAAAGCGGTTCATTTATTCAATAGGCAATGGAGGGAGTGCAGCTACTGCTTCCCATTTTGCTGGAGATTTTACTAAAGGATTGAGTCTTGGTAGGGAAAAAAAATTCCGTTTCATTTCACTAACGGACAATGCTCCTACGGTACTGAGTCTTGCAAATGACGTGAGTTATGATTCTATTTTTGTAGAACAATTGAAGAATTTTCTTGAACCTGGTGATATCGTTGTCGCAATTTCAGGATCTGGAAATTCAACTAATATTATTCAGGCTGTTGAATTTGCCAATAAAAAGGGAGCTACCGTTATTGGATTGACAGGTTTCGATGGTGGAAAATTAATGCAACTCAGCGATATCAAGTTACAGGTTCCTTTAAATAATATGCAGATTGTAGAAGACATTCATATGATTTTCAATCATATGATGATGTTTATACTATATTCGAAAAAATAA